In Candidatus Liberimonas magnetica, one DNA window encodes the following:
- a CDS encoding nucleotidyl transferase AbiEii/AbiGii toxin family protein yields MNQKKFFNGIVNGKKDIIQVIIDLMKQNNIDYCVIGGLAVNAYVEPVVSLDLDIVVVIDKIDKLMESAEDKFKIEKFPHSINFGSKDSDIRIQLQTDKRYQDFIKKASVKPVLGYQMNVASLEDVLKGKLWAYSDKERRGSKRQKDLADIMRIVESFPELKSLLPEPLINKINPAP; encoded by the coding sequence ATGAATCAGAAAAAATTTTTCAACGGGATAGTAAATGGAAAAAAAGATATAATACAGGTTATCATTGATTTAATGAAACAAAACAATATTGACTATTGTGTTATCGGCGGGCTTGCTGTAAATGCCTATGTAGAGCCGGTCGTAAGCCTTGATTTAGATATTGTAGTGGTAATTGATAAGATAGATAAACTAATGGAATCCGCAGAAGATAAATTCAAAATTGAGAAATTCCCGCATAGCATTAATTTTGGAAGCAAAGATTCAGACATCAGAATACAATTGCAGACAGATAAAAGATATCAGGATTTCATTAAAAAGGCATCTGTTAAGCCTGTTCTGGGCTATCAGATGAATGTTGCGTCATTGGAGGATGTATTAAAGGGAAAACTCTGGGCATATTCGGATAAAGAAAGGCGGGGAAGCAAACGCCAGAAGGACCTGGCTGATATTATGCGCATTGTTGAATCATTCCCGGAATTAAAATCATTACTGCCGGAGCCATTGATAAATAAAATTAATCCCGCGCCATGA
- a CDS encoding protein-L-isoaspartate(D-aspartate) O-methyltransferase, with amino-acid sequence MKLIAYLSLILVLCSGVYSKEMDKENFIAARQAMVDLQIKKRGIKDPKVLKTLLTVERHKFIPQEYLYLADYDPYGDYPVPIGDGQTISQPYIVALMTELLNLKGGEKVLEIGTGSGYQAAVLSYLTKEVYTIEIIENLAQQAKERLKSYKNVFVKHGDGYLGWPEHAPFDRIIVTCAPDHIPEPLFEQLKENGRIIIPVGESVQELVLVRKKNGKMARQSVLPVRFVPMLRDK; translated from the coding sequence ATGAAGTTGATAGCATATTTATCATTAATTCTTGTTTTATGTTCCGGTGTCTATTCAAAAGAAATGGATAAAGAAAATTTCATTGCCGCACGGCAAGCTATGGTCGATTTACAAATAAAAAAAAGAGGCATAAAAGACCCTAAAGTCCTTAAAACGCTTCTGACGGTTGAAAGGCACAAATTTATTCCGCAGGAATATTTATATCTGGCAGACTACGACCCCTACGGCGACTACCCTGTCCCTATCGGTGACGGGCAGACAATATCCCAGCCGTACATTGTTGCCTTAATGACTGAATTATTAAACCTGAAAGGCGGGGAAAAGGTCCTTGAAATAGGCACGGGTTCGGGCTATCAGGCTGCAGTGCTTTCTTATCTTACAAAAGAAGTTTATACGATAGAAATAATAGAAAACCTTGCCCAACAGGCAAAAGAGAGGCTGAAAAGCTATAAAAATGTTTTTGTTAAACACGGAGACGGTTACCTCGGCTGGCCGGAGCATGCGCCGTTTGATAGGATAATAGTGACTTGTGCGCCGGATCATATACCTGAGCCGCTTTTTGAGCAGTTGAAAGAAAACGGCAGGATAATTATTCCTGTAGGAGAATCGGTCCAAGAGCTCGTATTGGTCAGGAAAAAGAATGGTAAAATGGCCAGGCAGAGTGTTTTGCCTGTCAGGTTTGTGCCGATGCTCCGAGACAAATAG
- a CDS encoding SagB/ThcOx family dehydrogenase — MKLLLCLMMFFPLTAFSSGNELASSPKKLPAPDITGKKPLEECIAKRRSVRKFQNKNLSVGQISQILWAGQGITDRKNGLRTAPSAGATYPMELYVLTPEGVFQYLQNDHSIEKVLSKDLRKQLSVAAFGQRYVSDAGISIVICAVYERTSFRYKDRGIRYVHMEAGHIAQNIHLEAEALGLGSVPLGAFDDNEVARLLGLEKECRPLYIIPVGYKAME; from the coding sequence ATGAAATTACTTTTATGCTTAATGATGTTTTTCCCTCTAACAGCTTTTTCATCGGGTAATGAATTAGCTTCTTCGCCGAAGAAACTGCCTGCGCCTGATATTACCGGGAAAAAGCCTTTAGAGGAATGTATAGCAAAAAGGCGTTCTGTAAGGAAATTCCAGAACAAAAATCTGTCAGTCGGACAAATCTCTCAAATCTTATGGGCCGGACAGGGGATTACTGATCGGAAAAACGGGCTTAGAACCGCTCCTTCAGCCGGGGCTACATATCCCATGGAGCTGTATGTGCTGACTCCTGAAGGGGTATTCCAGTACCTTCAAAATGATCATAGTATTGAAAAAGTCTTAAGCAAAGATTTAAGAAAACAGTTATCTGTCGCCGCATTCGGACAAAGGTACGTTTCAGATGCAGGAATATCAATAGTGATCTGCGCTGTTTATGAACGGACCTCGTTTCGTTATAAGGACAGGGGAATAAGGTATGTCCATATGGAAGCGGGGCATATTGCACAAAATATACACCTCGAAGCAGAGGCGCTGGGGCTTGGGAGCGTGCCGCTGGGCGCTTTTGACGATAATGAAGTAGCAAGGTTGCTTGGCTTAGAAAAAGAATGCCGGCCCCTTTATATTATTCCAGTTGGATATAAGGCAATGGAATAG
- a CDS encoding ATP-binding cassette domain-containing protein has product MIKIFEVNKAYGQQVLFKDMSFSINRGEKIGLVGRNGNGKTTLFQMILGRVSLDSGSITRPKNYRIGYFEQHIHFTKPTVIEEVCLGLRPEEEYDTWKAEKILSGLGFSEEDMQRSPSEFSGGFQIRLNLAKLLVSRPDMLLLDEPNNYLDIIAIRWLEGFLRSWEGEFILITHDRSFMDSVVTHTVALHRNQAKKVEGDTEKLYTQINQEEEIYEKTRLNEEKKRRQVELFIARFKAKATFASRTSSKAKMIEKQGEKEKLGVIEDLDMYFNSAHFPGAKMMEAQNISFSYTGTAPYLIDKFSLEIGKKDRICIVGKNGKGKSTLLKLLAGELTPLSGEVKKHPVLAEGYFGQTNKMDLDEEKTVLDEILSTDKDCSVGTARTIAGGLMFSGDSALKKISVLSGGEKSRVLLGKILVKPCHLLFLDEPTNHLDMQSCDSLIEAVDGFDGSVVMVTHNEMHLRSVATKLIIFDNDRISIYTGGYDDFLRDLGWSDEGYSR; this is encoded by the coding sequence ATGATAAAAATATTCGAAGTCAACAAGGCGTACGGCCAGCAGGTACTGTTCAAGGACATGAGCTTCAGCATAAACCGTGGCGAGAAGATCGGGCTTGTGGGAAGGAACGGGAACGGTAAGACCACTTTGTTTCAGATGATACTGGGCAGGGTAAGCCTGGATTCAGGCAGTATCACCAGGCCGAAGAATTACCGCATCGGCTATTTCGAGCAGCATATACATTTTACAAAACCGACCGTTATCGAAGAAGTATGCCTGGGCCTCAGGCCGGAAGAAGAATACGATACCTGGAAAGCCGAAAAGATCCTTTCAGGCCTTGGATTTTCCGAAGAAGATATGCAAAGAAGCCCTTCGGAGTTTTCAGGCGGGTTCCAGATTCGTTTAAACCTGGCAAAACTGCTTGTTTCGCGGCCGGATATGCTCTTACTTGATGAGCCTAATAACTATCTTGATATCATAGCTATCAGGTGGCTGGAAGGGTTCTTAAGATCGTGGGAGGGCGAGTTTATACTTATAACCCACGACCGCAGTTTTATGGACAGCGTTGTAACGCATACCGTTGCTTTGCACCGGAACCAGGCAAAAAAAGTCGAAGGCGATACAGAAAAGCTGTATACACAGATAAACCAGGAAGAAGAAATCTACGAGAAAACAAGGCTTAATGAAGAAAAGAAACGCAGGCAGGTGGAACTGTTCATTGCGCGGTTCAAGGCAAAAGCAACTTTTGCAAGCCGCACCAGTTCCAAAGCTAAGATGATTGAAAAACAGGGTGAGAAGGAAAAACTGGGGGTCATTGAAGACCTGGATATGTATTTTAACAGCGCGCATTTTCCGGGGGCTAAGATGATGGAGGCTCAAAATATATCGTTTTCTTATACAGGTACGGCGCCGTATTTGATAGATAAATTTTCGCTTGAGATAGGCAAAAAAGACAGGATATGTATCGTAGGAAAGAACGGAAAAGGGAAGTCCACTCTTTTGAAACTTTTAGCCGGGGAACTCACGCCTCTGAGCGGCGAGGTAAAAAAGCATCCTGTGCTTGCAGAAGGATATTTCGGGCAAACGAACAAGATGGACCTTGATGAAGAAAAAACCGTGCTTGACGAGATACTGAGCACGGATAAGGATTGCAGTGTGGGCACTGCACGCACTATCGCAGGCGGGCTCATGTTCTCCGGTGACAGCGCTCTTAAGAAGATCAGCGTGTTGTCCGGCGGGGAAAAAAGCCGGGTATTGCTTGGAAAGATACTGGTAAAACCGTGCCATTTGTTGTTCCTCGATGAGCCCACGAACCATCTTGATATGCAGTCGTGCGATTCGCTGATAGAAGCAGTTGACGGTTTTGACGGTTCGGTAGTCATGGTCACCCACAACGAAATGCATTTAAGGAGCGTAGCTACCAAGCTTATTATTTTTGACAACGATAGGATCAGCATCTATACCGGCGGTTATGACGATTTCCTGCGGGATCTAGGCTGGTCCGACGAAGGTTATTCCAGATAA
- a CDS encoding phospholipid carrier-dependent glycosyltransferase, with protein MNKYLSISFVVVILLLSTHAFLGVHSMRFLSPTYDEHVHLTAGYSYLKTRDYRLNSFDHPPFSEMWAAMPLLFLKPIFPLQHPYWSEIWKYQYAFSDIFVYKNKVDPQRMLYFGRTMILLLSLALGLCIYFFSKELFGQIPSYIAMFLWSFSPVFIAHGTLVTTDMALTLFYFLSIYMLWRWYKSTGPEISVPLYKSILAGLSLGLLLASKYSAVVIFPVIGSILVVYWLKVKVSTKDVTGLLFWSIVSVFAVLFIVYQFNSLSIYYLIGLKKVLTGVSQGRSSFLLGEHSTNGWIYYFPVTFFLKTPLPLIILFFGSLFIFRLWTLENLLFLFLPAFFYFASSCYSKVNIGHRHILPIYPFLIVWVSGLFLYMNKKTIRAVSALLLLWYGYGSLKAYPWYLSYFNEVIGSTDNGYKYLTDSNIDWGQGLKELGKYLKAENVSGIYLCYFGIGDPHYYGIKYEPMGFVDNISYPNAKGHRDGDKIDFSKEPRILLAVSVSNLQATYYADKKIFSWLKDIPYEKMIGHSILVYDMGKYPAQYEKLLEMLK; from the coding sequence ATGAACAAATACCTTAGTATCTCTTTTGTTGTAGTAATATTGCTTTTATCCACTCATGCTTTCCTGGGAGTTCATTCCATGAGGTTCCTTTCTCCGACTTATGATGAACACGTCCATCTTACGGCGGGTTATTCTTATCTTAAAACAAGAGATTATCGCCTGAATTCCTTTGACCATCCTCCGTTTAGCGAGATGTGGGCCGCAATGCCTTTGCTGTTTCTAAAACCAATATTTCCTTTGCAGCACCCGTACTGGAGCGAAATATGGAAATACCAGTACGCTTTTTCGGATATATTTGTCTATAAAAACAAGGTAGACCCTCAAAGGATGCTTTATTTCGGAAGGACGATGATACTATTGCTCTCTCTGGCTCTGGGCCTTTGTATCTATTTTTTCAGCAAGGAATTATTCGGGCAAATCCCTTCTTATATCGCCATGTTCTTATGGTCTTTTTCTCCGGTCTTTATTGCCCACGGCACGCTGGTAACTACGGATATGGCTTTAACTCTGTTTTATTTCCTAAGCATATACATGCTTTGGCGCTGGTATAAAAGTACCGGCCCGGAAATAAGCGTACCTTTATATAAATCTATTCTTGCAGGCTTAAGCCTCGGGTTATTGCTGGCATCTAAATATTCGGCTGTTGTGATTTTCCCGGTGATAGGATCAATACTTGTCGTATATTGGTTAAAGGTGAAAGTCAGCACAAAAGATGTTACGGGTTTGTTGTTCTGGAGCATTGTTAGCGTTTTTGCGGTGCTGTTTATTGTTTATCAATTCAATTCTCTTTCTATTTATTATTTGATAGGGTTAAAAAAAGTCTTAACAGGGGTTTCTCAGGGGAGGTCTTCATTCCTTTTGGGCGAGCATTCTACGAACGGCTGGATATATTATTTCCCGGTGACTTTTTTCTTAAAAACCCCGTTACCTCTTATTATTCTTTTTTTTGGCTCATTGTTTATTTTCAGGCTGTGGACGCTTGAAAACCTGTTGTTCCTGTTTTTGCCGGCATTTTTTTATTTTGCTTCAAGCTGTTATTCAAAAGTCAATATAGGGCATAGGCATATTCTGCCTATATACCCGTTCCTTATAGTCTGGGTATCAGGTTTGTTTTTATATATGAACAAAAAAACAATCAGGGCTGTCTCCGCCCTTTTATTACTTTGGTATGGTTACGGTTCCTTAAAGGCATATCCCTGGTACTTAAGCTATTTTAATGAGGTCATCGGTTCTACTGATAACGGCTATAAATATCTTACGGATTCGAATATTGATTGGGGGCAGGGTTTAAAAGAGCTGGGTAAATATCTGAAAGCAGAGAATGTTTCCGGGATATATTTGTGCTATTTTGGGATAGGAGACCCGCATTATTACGGCATAAAATACGAACCGATGGGGTTCGTGGACAATATCAGCTACCCCAATGCAAAGGGACACAGGGATGGGGACAAAATAGATTTCTCTAAAGAGCCGCGGATATTGCTTGCGGTATCAGTGAGCAACTTGCAGGCAACTTATTATGCGGATAAGAAGATTTTTTCCTGGTTAAAAGATATCCCGTATGAAAAAATGATCGGCCATTCCATCCTGGTCTATGATATGGGAAAATACCCCGCTCAATACGAAAAGCTCCTTGAAATGCTGAAGTAA
- a CDS encoding Fic family protein, producing the protein MFNPIFSVSQKVLENIKKIEEYKTKLNTRRFPETILVEFERLAREVSSFSSTSIEGNPLPLTEVKKIIKNIPANLNDSEKEVVNYNEALLELNRLFESKQDIIFNLSFILKIHMFTMKDLLPEPKCGKLRLEPVFVNDPKLKKTVYWPPDQKDVPLLLNELLEYVQNNTGDMDPLLLAGIFHKQFIIIHPFIDGNGRTVRLATKALLAHMGLDTFNLFSFENYYNRNVSRYFQNVGVLGNYYDITGTVDFTGWLEYFTEGILDELYRVAKELEASSINPQTELKPYHKKIIVFIEKHGFIADRDYAKLTNRAKATRSLDFNTLIERGLIEKFGKARATYYKLKK; encoded by the coding sequence ATGTTCAATCCTATATTTTCAGTATCACAAAAAGTGCTTGAAAATATAAAGAAAATAGAAGAATACAAAACTAAGCTTAACACCCGCCGTTTTCCTGAAACCATCTTAGTTGAATTTGAAAGGCTTGCCAGGGAAGTTTCTTCGTTTTCTTCCACCAGCATTGAGGGCAATCCCCTGCCTTTAACCGAAGTAAAAAAAATCATTAAAAACATTCCAGCAAATCTTAATGACAGCGAAAAAGAAGTTGTAAACTATAATGAAGCTCTGCTGGAATTAAACAGGTTATTTGAAAGCAAGCAAGATATAATTTTTAACCTATCGTTTATCCTCAAAATTCACATGTTCACTATGAAAGATTTATTACCGGAGCCTAAATGCGGGAAATTGAGGTTGGAGCCGGTGTTTGTAAATGATCCGAAGCTTAAAAAAACAGTTTATTGGCCGCCTGACCAGAAGGATGTCCCGCTTTTGTTAAATGAACTGCTTGAATATGTGCAAAACAATACCGGGGACATGGACCCTTTGCTTCTTGCCGGGATATTCCATAAGCAATTTATTATAATTCATCCTTTTATTGACGGCAATGGCCGCACTGTCCGGCTTGCAACAAAAGCGCTTTTAGCGCATATGGGGCTTGATACATTTAATCTTTTTAGTTTTGAAAATTACTATAACAGGAATGTCAGCCGTTATTTCCAAAATGTCGGAGTATTGGGGAATTATTATGATATTACAGGTACTGTTGACTTTACCGGATGGCTCGAATATTTTACAGAAGGTATTTTAGATGAATTATACCGTGTGGCAAAGGAATTAGAAGCATCTTCTATAAATCCTCAAACAGAGTTGAAGCCTTATCACAAGAAAATCATAGTTTTTATAGAAAAACATGGATTTATTGCCGACCGCGATTATGCAAAACTGACCAACAGGGCAAAGGCAACAAGGAGCTTAGATTTTAATACGCTAATAGAACGCGGCCTTATTGAAAAATTCGGAAAAGCCCGGGCAACATACTATAAACTAAAGAAATAG
- a CDS encoding glycosyltransferase family 2 protein codes for MLLSIVIPVYNEKENLKELYKQLKAVDIRDYEIIIVDDGSTDGSLELLKEISKKDSSVKIIVHRKNYGQTAALFSGFSNAIGDWIATLDADLQNDAADIPKMLAKAKEGYDVVSGWRKDRKDSFFFRSLPSIMANYLISVITGVKLHDYGCTLKVYKRELIQKLAIYGEMHRFLPAYLSWQGAKLYEMEVVHHERLSGKSHYGFGRVFKVILDLFVAKFFFSYLTKPIYVFGGVSLASFVLSVLAAGIVVIRKIFFEGAWISPLIFVFFFLLGVSVLCLLLGLLAEILIRIYFESKDKIPYHTKEKINI; via the coding sequence ATGTTACTTAGCATCGTTATTCCGGTCTACAATGAAAAAGAAAACCTTAAGGAGCTTTACAAGCAGTTAAAAGCAGTAGATATCAGGGACTATGAAATAATAATAGTGGATGATGGTTCTACGGACGGAAGCCTTGAACTGCTGAAAGAAATCTCAAAAAAAGACTCTTCGGTCAAAATAATAGTTCACAGGAAAAATTACGGGCAGACTGCGGCGCTTTTTAGCGGGTTTTCGAACGCTATAGGGGATTGGATAGCGACTTTAGATGCTGACCTGCAGAATGATGCCGCTGATATTCCCAAAATGCTTGCCAAAGCAAAGGAAGGCTATGATGTTGTTTCGGGTTGGAGAAAGGACAGGAAAGATTCATTCTTTTTCCGCAGCCTGCCGAGTATAATGGCAAACTATTTGATATCTGTCATAACGGGCGTGAAACTGCATGATTACGGGTGTACCCTTAAAGTATATAAAAGGGAGTTGATACAGAAACTTGCGATATACGGAGAGATGCACAGGTTCCTTCCTGCATATCTGTCCTGGCAGGGAGCGAAGCTTTACGAAATGGAGGTTGTGCACCATGAACGGTTGTCAGGCAAATCGCATTACGGGTTTGGAAGGGTATTTAAGGTAATCCTTGACCTGTTCGTTGCAAAGTTTTTTTTCTCGTACCTGACAAAGCCTATCTATGTTTTCGGAGGCGTAAGCCTGGCATCTTTTGTTCTTTCTGTCCTAGCCGCAGGCATAGTTGTTATAAGAAAAATATTTTTTGAAGGCGCCTGGATAAGCCCTTTAATATTTGTTTTCTTCTTTCTTCTCGGGGTTTCGGTGCTCTGCCTCTTGCTGGGGCTATTGGCCGAGATCCTTATACGCATATACTTTGAGTCTAAAGATAAAATACCATACCACACAAAGGAAAAAATCAATATTTAG
- a CDS encoding DUF4175 family protein yields the protein METINKFIIKARLYIFASAFLHNLLLWLMSSYLLLIFWALLDYFVTFQPGYRKTYFFVVFAGILVFIFEFILSNKKYLNDYSLILYIQKEIPELKDELINAWQLFYSRPQGVSTELISKLVEDVEKDIKNISPLKAARLKSNLFKPFRYLLITLFLTAFLFLIPPYILRTPVKRILSSMSTNKWQTWFDAAPGTKSYPHGSAVKITVTGKQSINSKPFFYVRSKGASWQRPEPEKSGVKNEYFYQIEKLTGVLEYFISWADIDTEVFSLTPVMTPQLGEFNITLKYPEYTGLPVFEIKGNPNISALRGTVVDLNAKTSKRLKKAALILDGKRYPVNMEKDRIFARFKVSKECSYSFFLEAEDSSIDPEPPQYFVATTEDRQPRVELVSPNTDLVIADNSEIPLIFNASDDFLVSKITLNYKIDKAEGSRVEINKNEAKTFQDTYEYRWAVSALNLKPSQKVYYYLEVWDNDTVTGPKSGVSQAYSLEITNYVKEHENIEASLKEFKNELLKILADQTVAKDKTESLSTKYSTSTYNSVTNLQKAVRDNMQVPLTMLEKLLSRMETDPYTDSSTYSEYKGLKSHLESIKDNPMAKAISAVEKKDWKETKTNQDEIIAGLEKLSLLAEDVWQYQKMRDLVDAGAQMDKAGQELIDKLSNPAKPEDIKNSLDNIRELLEKIAKQLTKLPKELPEDFVNAPAIKNIDLKSSQDLLTELSDAIAKGDWEKARSLAKELKEQLSSMLKNLNDVGKDIGFSSSMAEQMNNRLEKYSSKLKGVIEDQKGLNKKIESMDGIRQKSLFKKQEDLLKALAARQRAVVVRSEKVSQKAKQYLWKFDETLNLMKKTSAEFDQSRVYHSQKYLENIVIDLVSLKRVTAPDAALPANTEFCGDITFITNEEQDILEILKRSVQEDIFSQQDKEKLKSLSDEEGKISDKTKDLRHSLEEFSRNSSSIDPQTYENMYGAQKQMEKAGGELSALDTSNAIDSGYKALEYLETSQNALESSRENLLKQGKSAGRPVSSPIQIRTKGGMTGWYSVPVKLPGIDEYKPPREFRQEIIDALKEKYPLQYEKIIKEYYRRLTQ from the coding sequence ATGGAAACTATAAACAAATTTATCATTAAGGCTCGGCTTTATATTTTTGCATCGGCTTTTCTGCATAACCTGCTCTTATGGCTTATGTCGTCGTATCTATTGCTTATATTTTGGGCTCTGCTTGACTATTTTGTTACTTTTCAGCCCGGTTACAGAAAAACTTATTTTTTTGTAGTGTTTGCGGGCATTTTAGTTTTTATATTTGAATTCATCCTGTCCAATAAAAAATACCTGAATGACTACAGCCTGATACTTTATATCCAGAAAGAGATACCTGAGCTAAAGGATGAACTCATAAATGCCTGGCAGTTGTTTTATTCCAGGCCGCAGGGTGTTTCAACTGAGCTGATATCAAAACTTGTGGAAGACGTTGAAAAAGATATAAAAAATATATCTCCGCTTAAGGCGGCACGTCTTAAGAGCAATCTCTTTAAGCCTTTCAGGTATCTTTTAATTACTCTATTTTTAACAGCCTTTTTGTTCTTAATCCCCCCGTATATTTTAAGGACCCCTGTAAAAAGGATTCTAAGTTCAATGTCAACAAATAAGTGGCAGACCTGGTTCGACGCAGCGCCAGGAACTAAAAGCTATCCCCACGGAAGCGCAGTAAAAATAACTGTGACAGGCAAGCAATCCATAAATAGCAAACCTTTTTTTTATGTGCGTTCAAAGGGTGCCAGCTGGCAGAGGCCGGAACCGGAGAAAAGCGGTGTGAAGAACGAATACTTCTACCAGATAGAAAAGCTTACGGGTGTGCTGGAATATTTTATTTCCTGGGCGGATATCGATACCGAGGTTTTTTCCCTTACTCCTGTCATGACACCTCAGCTGGGTGAATTTAACATAACGCTCAAATACCCTGAGTATACCGGACTGCCCGTGTTTGAGATAAAAGGCAATCCCAATATATCAGCACTTAGAGGGACTGTTGTGGATCTTAATGCAAAAACCAGTAAAAGGCTGAAAAAAGCGGCATTGATACTTGACGGTAAGAGGTATCCTGTTAATATGGAAAAGGACCGGATATTTGCCAGGTTTAAAGTAAGCAAGGAATGCTCTTATAGTTTTTTCCTAGAAGCGGAAGACAGTTCTATTGACCCTGAACCGCCTCAATATTTTGTAGCCACAACCGAAGACCGGCAGCCGAGAGTTGAACTGGTATCTCCGAATACCGACCTTGTTATAGCGGATAATTCGGAAATACCGCTGATATTCAATGCAAGCGATGATTTCCTGGTGTCAAAGATAACCCTTAATTATAAAATAGATAAGGCTGAGGGATCCCGGGTCGAGATAAATAAAAATGAAGCAAAAACATTCCAGGACACGTACGAGTACCGGTGGGCGGTATCTGCCCTGAACCTGAAACCTTCACAGAAGGTCTATTACTACCTTGAGGTTTGGGATAATGATACTGTGACCGGCCCGAAATCAGGGGTGTCTCAGGCGTACAGCCTTGAAATAACCAATTATGTGAAAGAGCATGAAAATATCGAAGCTTCCCTGAAAGAATTCAAAAATGAACTGCTCAAAATTTTGGCTGACCAGACCGTGGCAAAAGACAAAACTGAATCCTTAAGCACAAAATATTCGACTTCAACCTATAATTCGGTCACTAACCTGCAAAAAGCGGTCAGGGACAATATGCAAGTGCCGCTTACCATGCTTGAGAAACTTTTGTCCAGGATGGAAACTGACCCGTACACGGATTCTTCCACCTACAGCGAATATAAGGGGCTTAAAAGCCACCTTGAAAGTATAAAAGACAACCCCATGGCCAAGGCGATAAGTGCCGTTGAAAAAAAAGACTGGAAAGAGACAAAAACGAACCAGGATGAAATAATAGCGGGCCTTGAGAAATTGAGCCTTCTGGCTGAAGACGTATGGCAGTACCAGAAAATGCGCGACCTGGTAGATGCCGGAGCCCAGATGGATAAGGCAGGCCAGGAGCTTATAGATAAATTGTCAAACCCGGCAAAACCCGAAGATATAAAAAATTCATTAGATAATATCCGCGAACTTCTTGAAAAGATAGCAAAACAGCTCACAAAACTGCCTAAAGAACTGCCTGAAGATTTTGTAAATGCGCCTGCTATAAAGAATATCGACCTTAAGTCCAGCCAGGACCTGCTTACCGAGCTTTCGGATGCCATAGCTAAAGGCGACTGGGAAAAAGCAAGGTCCCTGGCAAAGGAATTAAAGGAGCAGTTGTCGTCGATGCTGAAGAATCTCAATGATGTGGGCAAAGATATAGGTTTTTCTTCGAGCATGGCAGAGCAAATGAACAACAGGCTTGAAAAATACAGCTCAAAACTTAAGGGTGTCATTGAAGACCAGAAAGGTTTAAATAAAAAGATCGAGAGTATGGACGGAATAAGGCAGAAGAGCCTTTTCAAGAAACAGGAGGACCTGCTAAAAGCTCTGGCTGCAAGGCAGAGAGCGGTTGTTGTAAGGTCAGAAAAGGTATCGCAAAAGGCGAAACAGTATTTGTGGAAATTCGATGAAACGTTAAACCTTATGAAAAAAACATCGGCTGAATTTGACCAGAGCAGGGTTTATCATTCGCAAAAATATCTGGAGAATATAGTAATTGACCTGGTAAGTTTAAAAAGGGTAACCGCGCCTGATGCAGCTTTGCCAGCCAATACCGAATTTTGCGGCGATATAACGTTCATAACAAATGAAGAGCAGGATATTCTTGAGATCCTTAAAAGATCGGTCCAGGAGGATATATTCTCCCAGCAGGACAAGGAGAAATTAAAGAGCCTAAGTGATGAAGAGGGAAAAATATCGGATAAAACAAAAGACCTGAGGCATTCTCTGGAAGAATTTTCAAGGAACAGCTCATCCATAGACCCTCAGACGTACGAAAACATGTACGGAGCCCAGAAACAGATGGAAAAAGCAGGCGGGGAACTGAGCGCCCTTGACACCTCTAATGCCATTGATTCGGGTTACAAGGCCCTCGAATACCTCGAGACCAGCCAGAACGCTCTGGAGTCAAGCAGGGAAAACCTTTTAAAACAGGGAAAGAGCGCCGGCCGGCCCGTCTCAAGCCCGATACAGATTCGCACTAAAGGCGGGATGACGGGTTGGTACAGCGTGCCGGTCAAACTGCCGGGTATCGACGAATATAAGCCTCCCAGGGAATTCAGGCAGGAGATAATAGACGCTTTAAAAGAAAAATATCCTTTACAGTATGAAAAAATAATAAAGGAATATTACAGAAGGCTGACACAATGA